The nucleotide sequence CAACATTTATGATCCCCTAATGAACGTTGTGGAACTTAGAAAAAGGGTCGGAATGGTTTTCCAAAAGTCCTTCCCTTTTCCTAAATCTATTTATGAAAATATCGCTTACGGTCTGAAACTGAACGGCAGAGTCTCCAAGGACGAAATGGACCATATAGTCGAGGAAAGTCTGAGAAAGTCCGCACTTTGGAAAGAGGTCAAGGACAGGTTGAATGATAGCGCACTTGGGCTATCCGGAGGACAACAACAAAGATTATGTATCGCAAGAGCGATCGCAATGAATCCGGAGGTGATCTTAATGGATGAGCCTTGCTCCGCATTGGATCCGATCTCCACTAAAAAAGTGGAAGAGTTTATCTCCGAGTTCAAGGACTCTTATACGATAGTGATTGTTACTCATAATATGCAACAAGCAGCTAGGGTAAGCGATTATACCGGTTTTTTCTATATGGGCCGTTTGGTGGAATTCGATACTACCAAAAAGATGTTCCATGATCCTTCTAAAAAGGAAACGGAAGATTATATTTCAGGTAAATTCGGCTGATCCGAATGTATATGTTTCCCGAGCAAAAACGCCCGCATTCTGTGGGCGTTTTTTTATTCTATACTGTAACTTAAATCGTTACTATTCGAAGTT is from Leptospira sp. WS58.C1 and encodes:
- the pstB gene encoding phosphate ABC transporter ATP-binding protein PstB codes for the protein MKDTKVKIKSRHFNFFYGENQALHDISLEIHAKKVTAFIGPSGCGKSTFLRSINRMNDVIDGSKVNGKLEIDGINIYDPLMNVVELRKRVGMVFQKSFPFPKSIYENIAYGLKLNGRVSKDEMDHIVEESLRKSALWKEVKDRLNDSALGLSGGQQQRLCIARAIAMNPEVILMDEPCSALDPISTKKVEEFISEFKDSYTIVIVTHNMQQAARVSDYTGFFYMGRLVEFDTTKKMFHDPSKKETEDYISGKFG